The following are from one region of the Phormidium sp. PBR-2020 genome:
- a CDS encoding F0F1 ATP synthase subunit B — METFVWLAEAEGGFAFNLDLFGSNLINLIIVIGVLYYFGRGFLGKILSERRSTIEMEIQDAEQKASKAQADLKMANADLEQAQAQAKRILEEAQERAEAVKAQIMDETRAEIERLKTSSAQELQSDESRAMAQLRQRAVSLAVEEAQNYLRDRLNGEDQQTIIDRSISLIGGQR; from the coding sequence ATGGAGACTTTTGTGTGGCTGGCTGAGGCCGAAGGAGGTTTTGCGTTTAACCTAGACCTATTCGGCAGCAACCTAATTAACCTCATCATTGTCATTGGTGTACTGTACTATTTCGGTCGGGGCTTCCTAGGGAAAATCCTGAGCGAACGCCGTAGCACCATTGAAATGGAAATTCAAGACGCTGAGCAGAAAGCCAGCAAAGCGCAAGCCGACCTCAAAATGGCCAATGCTGACCTTGAGCAGGCTCAAGCTCAGGCCAAGCGCATTCTCGAAGAGGCTCAGGAACGAGCTGAAGCCGTGAAAGCTCAGATTATGGACGAGACGCGCGCCGAAATCGAACGATTGAAAACCTCCTCGGCTCAGGAGCTTCAGTCAGACGAAAGCCGCGCCATGGCTCAGCTTCGCCAACGGGCCGTGAGTCTGGCTGTTGAAGAGGCTCAGAACTACCTGCGCGATCGCCTCAATGGTGAGGATCAACAGACAATTATCGATCGCAGCATTAGCCTAATTGGAGGTCAACGATGA
- a CDS encoding F0F1 ATP synthase subunit delta, with amino-acid sequence MTGQMATAEIVEPYAKALMAIATEHDLVDLIGENTAQILDTLKSSEELQQFITNPIIKPATKKAVLTQLFDGQVHDYTFRFLRLLVDRGRILFLQEICSQYQVLLRELKNIALAEVTSAIELSDEQREQVRDRIKGFTNASDVELQIDVDPALLGGVIIRVGSQVLDVSLRGQLRRLALSLS; translated from the coding sequence ATGACAGGACAAATGGCAACGGCCGAAATTGTTGAGCCTTATGCGAAAGCCTTGATGGCGATCGCCACCGAACATGACCTGGTGGATCTCATCGGCGAGAATACGGCTCAAATCCTCGATACTCTCAAGAGTTCAGAGGAGTTACAACAATTTATCACCAACCCCATCATCAAACCGGCAACGAAAAAAGCCGTCTTAACGCAACTGTTTGACGGCCAGGTGCATGACTACACCTTCCGTTTTTTGCGCCTGCTCGTCGATCGCGGTCGTATTCTGTTCTTACAAGAGATTTGTTCTCAGTATCAAGTCTTGTTGCGGGAACTGAAAAACATTGCTCTGGCTGAAGTCACCTCAGCCATCGAACTCAGCGATGAGCAACGAGAGCAAGTCCGCGATCGCATCAAAGGGTTCACCAACGCCAGTGATGTGGAGTTACAGATTGACGTCGATCCAGCTCTGCTCGGTGGCGTGATTATCCGCGTCGGCTCTCAAGTGCTTGACGTGAGTTTGCGGGGTCAACTGCGTCGTCTAGCTCTGAGCCTCAGTTAA
- the atpA gene encoding F0F1 ATP synthase subunit alpha translates to MVAIRPDEISSIIQKQIEDYDQDVKVSNVGTVLQVGDGIARVYGLEQAMAGELLEFEDGTIGIALNLEEDNVGAVLMGEGRDIQEGSSVKSTGKIAQVPVGDAMIGRVVDALGRPIDGKGDVNTSETRLIESGAPGIIERKSVCEPLQTGITSIDSMIPVGRGQRELIIGDRQTGKTAIAIDTILNQKSEDVVCVYVAVGQKASTVAQVIGVLEENGAMDYTIVVAANASDPATLQYLAPYTGASMAEYFMYNGKATLVIYDDLSKQAQAYRQMSLLLRRPPGREAYPGDVFYLHSRLLERAAKLSDELGGGSMTALPIIETQAGDVSAYIPTNVISITDGQIFLSSDLFNSGQRPAVNPGISVSRVGSAAQTKAIKKVAGKMKLELAQFDELEAFSQFASDLDAATRNQLERGKRLRQLLKQPQSSPLPLEEQVAIVYAGVNGLLDEIPVEKVTSFTQGLREYLRSSKPKFGELIRSTKKLEEESENILKEAIAEYKQTFLVSA, encoded by the coding sequence ATGGTAGCTATCAGACCAGACGAAATTAGCAGCATCATTCAGAAGCAGATTGAAGACTACGACCAGGATGTCAAAGTCTCCAATGTGGGAACCGTGCTTCAAGTGGGAGACGGAATTGCTCGGGTTTATGGCTTAGAACAAGCCATGGCTGGGGAACTCCTCGAATTTGAAGATGGAACCATTGGCATCGCCCTCAACCTTGAAGAAGATAACGTTGGGGCCGTGTTGATGGGGGAAGGTCGCGACATCCAAGAAGGCTCCTCGGTGAAGTCCACCGGCAAAATCGCCCAGGTTCCCGTAGGGGATGCCATGATTGGCCGGGTGGTGGATGCCTTGGGTCGTCCCATTGACGGTAAAGGTGACGTCAACACCAGCGAAACTCGCCTCATTGAATCCGGGGCACCGGGGATTATTGAACGGAAATCCGTTTGCGAACCCCTGCAAACCGGCATTACCTCCATCGATTCCATGATTCCTGTGGGTCGCGGTCAACGGGAGTTGATTATTGGAGACCGTCAAACCGGCAAAACGGCGATCGCTATCGACACCATCCTCAACCAGAAGAGCGAAGACGTGGTTTGCGTCTATGTCGCCGTGGGTCAAAAAGCCTCCACCGTGGCTCAGGTCATCGGTGTGCTTGAAGAAAATGGCGCTATGGATTACACCATCGTCGTAGCCGCTAACGCCTCTGACCCCGCAACCCTGCAATACTTGGCTCCCTACACCGGCGCTAGTATGGCGGAATACTTCATGTACAACGGGAAAGCCACCCTGGTCATCTATGATGACTTGTCTAAACAGGCTCAGGCTTATCGTCAAATGTCCCTGTTGCTGCGTCGTCCCCCCGGTCGTGAAGCCTATCCTGGAGATGTGTTCTATCTCCACTCTCGTCTGTTGGAACGCGCTGCCAAACTCAGCGATGAACTCGGTGGCGGTAGCATGACGGCATTGCCGATTATTGAAACCCAAGCCGGTGACGTCTCGGCCTACATTCCCACCAACGTCATCTCCATTACCGACGGGCAAATCTTCCTCTCCTCTGACCTGTTTAACTCTGGTCAACGTCCGGCAGTGAACCCTGGTATTTCCGTCTCCCGTGTGGGGTCGGCGGCGCAAACCAAGGCCATTAAGAAGGTGGCTGGGAAGATGAAACTGGAATTGGCTCAGTTCGATGAACTAGAAGCCTTCTCCCAGTTCGCCTCTGACTTGGATGCCGCCACCCGTAACCAATTGGAACGGGGTAAACGCCTGCGTCAGTTACTCAAACAGCCTCAAAGTTCTCCGCTGCCCCTCGAAGAACAGGTGGCAATTGTTTACGCTGGGGTAAATGGTCTCCTCGATGAAATCCCCGTTGAGAAAGTGACCAGCTTCACTCAAGGCCTGCGGGAATATCTGCGCAGCAGCAAGCCGAAGTTTGGTGAGTTGATTCGCTCGACCAAGAAATTGGAAGAAGAATCGGAAAATATCCTCAAAGAGGCGATCGCAGAATATAAACAGACCTTCTTGGTATCTGCGTAA
- a CDS encoding F0F1 ATP synthase subunit gamma — protein MANLKAIRDRIKSVKNTRKITEAMRLVAAARVRRAQEQVLATRPFADALAQVLFGLQNRLQFEDAELPLLEQQEVESVALVVVSGDRGLCGGYNANIIRRAEARAAELKAEGKNVTFILIGRKAIQYFKRRDAPITATFANLAQIPTAEEAGQINDETRALYLSDNVQRVELVYTKFVSLVSSKPVVQTLLPLDPQGLAAQDDEIFRLTSRGGSFDVQREPAPMMANELPRDMIFEQDPVQILDALLPLYITNQILRALQESAASELAARMTAMNNASDNANDLISELTRSYNKARQAAITQEILEVVGGAEALG, from the coding sequence ATGGCTAATCTAAAGGCGATTCGCGATCGCATTAAATCTGTTAAAAATACGCGAAAAATTACCGAAGCCATGCGTCTGGTGGCGGCGGCGCGGGTGCGTCGCGCTCAGGAACAAGTCCTGGCGACTCGTCCCTTTGCCGATGCTTTGGCGCAAGTGTTGTTTGGCTTGCAAAACCGGCTGCAATTTGAAGACGCCGAATTACCTCTGCTAGAACAGCAAGAGGTGGAGTCGGTGGCTTTGGTGGTGGTGTCGGGCGATCGCGGTCTCTGTGGCGGCTACAATGCCAACATTATCCGTCGCGCCGAGGCCCGCGCCGCTGAACTCAAAGCTGAAGGCAAAAACGTCACCTTCATCCTTATCGGCCGCAAAGCCATTCAATACTTCAAGCGTCGCGATGCCCCCATTACGGCGACCTTCGCTAACCTGGCGCAGATCCCCACGGCTGAAGAAGCCGGACAAATTAACGACGAAACCCGCGCTCTCTATCTCTCCGATAATGTGCAACGGGTGGAGTTAGTCTATACCAAATTTGTCTCCCTCGTCAGTTCTAAGCCAGTGGTGCAAACCCTGCTTCCTCTCGATCCTCAAGGCTTAGCAGCCCAGGATGACGAAATCTTCCGTCTCACCAGTCGCGGTGGCAGTTTTGACGTGCAGCGTGAACCCGCTCCCATGATGGCCAACGAACTGCCCCGAGATATGATTTTTGAGCAAGATCCGGTGCAAATCCTCGATGCCTTGCTGCCGTTGTATATCACTAACCAGATTCTGCGGGCCCTGCAAGAATCGGCAGCGAGTGAGTTGGCGGCCCGCATGACGGCGATGAATAACGCCAGCGATAACGCCAATGACCTCATCTCTGAGTTGACTCGCTCCTACAACAAAGCGCGTCAGGCAGCGATTACTCAAGAGATTCTTGAAGTGGTCGGTGGTGCTGAAGCTCTCGGTTAA